Proteins encoded in a region of the Haloglomus salinum genome:
- a CDS encoding ZIP family metal transporter — MATPTDTFVSLVGTDPLVQGLVGGIVIAALNTLGAAAILVVRDPSERTLDGLMGFAAGVMLSASFTSLLLPGIDFAEQPAYQATIAGVTLGGVVPVLVGFVLGVLLLDRGEEFAPEIGEVITGRAGRDVDVDQARVSAVVLFIFAITLHNMPEGLAVGVGFGSGNVGDGIALMLAIGIQNIPEGLAVSISARDAGLGSSFYAVVAGVRAGVVEIPLAVFGAIAVSVAAPLLPYAMGFAAGGMLFVISHEIVPSTHARGNEHVATMGLMAGLAVMLTLDVVLA; from the coding sequence ATGGCTACGCCGACGGACACGTTCGTCTCGCTGGTCGGCACCGACCCACTGGTCCAGGGGCTCGTCGGCGGTATCGTCATCGCCGCGCTCAACACGCTCGGCGCGGCCGCCATCCTCGTCGTCCGTGACCCCTCCGAGCGGACGCTCGACGGGCTGATGGGCTTTGCGGCGGGCGTGATGCTCTCGGCCTCGTTCACCAGCCTCCTGCTGCCGGGCATCGACTTCGCGGAACAGCCGGCCTACCAGGCCACCATCGCGGGCGTCACGCTGGGCGGTGTGGTCCCCGTCCTCGTCGGCTTCGTCCTCGGGGTGCTCCTGCTCGACCGCGGCGAGGAGTTCGCACCCGAAATCGGCGAGGTCATCACTGGCCGGGCCGGGCGTGACGTGGACGTCGACCAGGCCCGGGTCAGCGCCGTCGTGCTGTTCATCTTCGCTATCACCCTCCACAACATGCCCGAGGGCCTCGCGGTGGGCGTGGGCTTCGGCTCGGGGAACGTGGGTGACGGCATCGCGCTGATGCTCGCAATCGGCATCCAGAACATCCCGGAGGGGCTCGCGGTCTCTATCTCGGCCCGTGACGCCGGCCTCGGCTCGTCGTTCTACGCGGTCGTCGCGGGCGTCCGGGCGGGCGTCGTCGAGATTCCGCTGGCCGTCTTCGGCGCCATCGCTGTCTCGGTCGCCGCGCCACTGCTCCCGTACGCGATGGGCTTTGCCGCTGGCGGGATGCTGTTCGTCATCAGCCACGAGATCGTCCCGAGTACCCACGCCCGCGGCAACGAACACGTCGCGACGATGGGGCTGATGGCGGGCCTCGCCGTGATGCTCACCCTGGACGTGGTGCTGGCCTGA